The nucleotide sequence TGCTCGGGCGGTGCGAGCCGGTCACCGAGACCGGTGATGATGAGCCGGCGATCCTTGGGGACCAGCGGCGCGTAGTTCAGCGGCGAGTGGTACGCCGACGCCAGCGTCATGAGTTCCTGGTCGGTGCGCGTCAGCCGGTTGCCGACCTTCACCAGCAGGTTGGCCGGAAACCAGTCGTCGAACGCCGCGTCCGGCGTGACCACCGGGACGTTGGGGATGACGGCCTGGATGCGGTCGTCGACCGCGGCGATCAGCGCGGAGGTGTAGCCGCCCAGCGACATCCCGGTCAGCGCGATGCGGTCGACACCGGTGTACTCGAGATGGTCGAGCACCGAACGGAAGTCGTACACCGCCTGCGCCATCGCCTCGGCGAACCCGGCGAGCCCGTCGGCGAAGTAGCCGTACCCGCTGAACGGCGAGCCGCGCTCGGCGCGCCTGCCGTGGAACGGCAGCGTGTACAGCAGCACGTCGTACCCGGCGCGGTAGAACCACGGCAGCGAGAAGAACAGGCCGTTGAACAGGTAGGCCGACCCCATGAACCCGTGGATGAGGCACAGCGTCGGGTGCGGTCCGTCGTCGTGTCGCCAGTGCTGCGCGTGCACGACGTTGTTGCGCGCATACCCCGCCCTGCGGTCCCGCAGTGCCGGGTTGACCGCCTGGTAGGTGCTGGTGAAGCGCAGGTTCTCCACCCGTCCGTGCGCGAACCACTCCGCCACCGGGTTGGCCGGGCGGGTGGCGACCCGCGGAGGCTCGACCGGCGCGCGGAACGACACCTCGGGATCCCGTGCGCCGGCGAGATCGGCGTAGAACTCGAGCGCGGCCCGTTCGGCGCGGGTGTCGGTGGGCCGCAACGCCGACAGCGCGACCCGCGGCAGCATCGTGGCGCCGATGAGGCTGGCGATCGCCGTACGCAGGCCCAGGTCGGCGACCGCCGAGGAGTCGACGACGAGCCGCTGCTCCCAGGTCAGGTCCGCGCGCCTCGGCAGGCCGCCGCGGGTCGCGTCGGCCCCCGGGACGTCTGGCACGGGCAGGGGAGGGTCGACGACGGCATCGGCATTCGGGTGCGACCTGGCCACGTGCGCGATGGTAGCCGCGTCCGGCGGACACCCGCTCAGCTCAGCCGGTAGACCAGCGAGTCGCCGACGGCCACCGCCGGATGGTGCGCGGCCACCCAGTCGGCGATCTCCCGGGTGTGCGACGCGGAGGCGTCCTTGGCGTGCAGGACCTCGCCGTGCGGCGCCGCCGCGCCGCCGCGGCCCGCCTCCACCCAGTACGTCACCAGGTGCGCGTGCACGGCGGCCACGAACGCGTCGAGGGTCGGGACGGGGTCGCCACTCCAGCCGCCGACGGCCATGACCGACGTCCCGGACGACAATTCCAGCACCGCCGCGGACTGCGCGCCGTTGGTCGCCGCGGACCACGGCGTCGAGGTCGCCGCCAGCAGGCGCGCGAGATCGGCGTTCGTCGCCTCGTCACCGGTCCAGCTGCGCGCGGCCGGCGCACCGGGCGGGGTGACCGCCTCCGGCGCGACGCCCTCGTGGGCGGTGGCGGCCGTGGCGACGCCGAACGCGACCGTGCCGACGAGCGCGGCGACCGCCCCGGCCGCGGTGCCGACCGGCGACCAGCGCGGCACCAGGATGAGCGCCGCGCAGGCCACGCCCGCGGCGGCGAGCAGCCCGACCAGCGGCGCCGGACGAAAACCGGCGTGGCGCAACAGCATCGCCGACCACCCCGCTCCGGCGAGCACCAAGGCGGCGAGCACCGCCCGCCCGGTCCCGCTGTGCTCCCGCCAGGCCCACACCGCCGCCAGCGCGACCGTGGCCGCCACCGGCGGCGCGAGGGTGACGCTGTAGTACGCGTGCTGCGTGCCGCGCATGGCGGTGAGCACCGCCGCGGCGACCACCAGCCAGCCCGACCACCACACCAGCGCCCCGCGCTCGACGCGGGTCAGCCGGCCCCGCAGTGCCAGCCAGCCCGCGCCGGCGCAGCCGAGCACCGCGGCGGGCAGCAGCCAGGAGATCTCCTGGCCCATCTCCCCGGTCAGCAACCGCCACGGCGTGCCGCGCGGGACGGTGCCGCC is from Mycolicibacterium grossiae and encodes:
- a CDS encoding alpha/beta hydrolase family protein → MARSHPNADAVVDPPLPVPDVPGADATRGGLPRRADLTWEQRLVVDSSAVADLGLRTAIASLIGATMLPRVALSALRPTDTRAERAALEFYADLAGARDPEVSFRAPVEPPRVATRPANPVAEWFAHGRVENLRFTSTYQAVNPALRDRRAGYARNNVVHAQHWRHDDGPHPTLCLIHGFMGSAYLFNGLFFSLPWFYRAGYDVLLYTLPFHGRRAERGSPFSGYGYFADGLAGFAEAMAQAVYDFRSVLDHLEYTGVDRIALTGMSLGGYTSALIAAVDDRIQAVIPNVPVVTPDAAFDDWFPANLLVKVGNRLTRTDQELMTLASAYHSPLNYAPLVPKDRRLIITGLGDRLAPPEQAERLWEHWDRCAFHWFPGNHVLHVSQPDYLRRMTRFLGGFMFD
- a CDS encoding glycosyltransferase family 39 protein: MIDRRPRWALAALLIVPAGLYTVGLSASGYGNPYYAAAAQAGARSWAAWFFGALDARGFITVDKPPAALWVTGLSVRLFGLSSWSVLAPQAVMGVAAVALLYAAVRRTVPDPRAGTAAGLLAGLVLAVTPAAAVMFRFDDPDALLVLLLTAAGYAVTRAVATASGRWLAGAGALVGVAFLTKMAEAFLVLPALAAAYLAAAPTGWRAKALHLAGAAAALVGAAGWWVAVVALVPAHDRPYVGGSADDSVLDLAWGYNGVSRLVGRGSAVGGTVPRGTPWRLLTGEMGQEISWLLPAAVLGCAGAGWLALRGRLTRVERGALVWWSGWLVVAAAVLTAMRGTQHAYYSVTLAPPVAATVALAAVWAWREHSGTGRAVLAALVLAGAGWSAMLLRHAGFRPAPLVGLLAAAGVACAALILVPRWSPVGTAAGAVAALVGTVAFGVATAATAHEGVAPEAVTPPGAPAARSWTGDEATNADLARLLAATSTPWSAATNGAQSAAVLELSSGTSVMAVGGWSGDPVPTLDAFVAAVHAHLVTYWVEAGRGGAAAPHGEVLHAKDASASHTREIADWVAAHHPAVAVGDSLVYRLS